In one Pseudomonas sp. Bout1 genomic region, the following are encoded:
- the tagH gene encoding type VI secretion system-associated FHA domain protein TagH → MASNPLNLILLVRSYRDQPMPGEVICRFTEAGGSIGRGPDNDLTLDDPGKYISRVHARIELRGAQFYLTDTGSNPSLVNERPLGNGRERALEEGDRLVIGDYGLQVRLEQPEIEVPDDAMATRILPPLFVPPPAPVAAPLPALEVYREPEVVAPVVLHDALAGARILEGGSLFDGAVPLSDPLGLNLMGRVEPAFRGTESDHVAPQMQAFTLPVMHVEPQVIPEDYNPLFGLTPEPVAAHDPNVGVGLLAKAVDQPPDALTEPLHLRASPLPHKPAPTLEQSEPVSDDAVFKALLQGLGLENLHTTRTPVELAHLVGEMLRTATGGTMAVLMARALTKRESHIDMTMIGAHSNNPLKFFPDPHSALTQMLTADSPAYMRPVKAMGAAFDDLKAHELAVIAGMNAALGAVVQRFDPARVEQRRTTHGALDKWMPARRKARLWDRLVERYEDLARDADEDLQRLFGELFSVAYEEQVARLRTGQ, encoded by the coding sequence ATGGCAAGTAATCCGCTGAATTTGATTCTTCTGGTCAGGAGCTACCGCGACCAGCCAATGCCCGGTGAGGTGATCTGCCGGTTTACCGAGGCCGGCGGTTCGATTGGCCGTGGTCCGGACAATGACCTGACGTTGGATGACCCGGGTAAATACATTTCCCGTGTGCATGCGCGCATCGAGTTGCGTGGTGCGCAGTTCTACCTGACCGACACCGGCAGCAACCCGAGCCTGGTCAATGAGCGCCCGCTGGGCAATGGCCGTGAGCGGGCGTTGGAGGAGGGCGACCGCCTGGTGATTGGCGACTACGGGCTGCAAGTGCGCCTGGAGCAACCCGAGATCGAGGTGCCGGACGACGCCATGGCCACGCGCATCCTGCCGCCGCTGTTCGTCCCGCCGCCTGCGCCGGTGGCCGCGCCGTTGCCGGCGCTGGAGGTGTATCGCGAGCCGGAGGTGGTGGCGCCGGTGGTGCTGCATGATGCCCTGGCCGGGGCGCGGATTCTGGAAGGCGGCTCGCTGTTTGACGGGGCGGTGCCGCTCTCCGACCCGTTGGGGTTGAACCTGATGGGGCGGGTGGAACCGGCATTTCGCGGCACTGAAAGCGACCATGTGGCGCCGCAGATGCAGGCGTTTACCTTGCCGGTGATGCATGTGGAGCCCCAGGTCATTCCTGAAGACTACAATCCGCTCTTTGGGCTGACACCGGAACCTGTGGCTGCCCACGATCCAAATGTGGGAGTGGGCTTGCTCGCGAAAGCGGTGGATCAGCCACCGGATGCATTGACTGAGCCACTGCATTTGCGAGCAAGCCCGCTCCCACACAAGCCCGCACCCACACTGGAGCAGAGCGAGCCCGTCAGTGACGACGCGGTATTCAAGGCCTTGCTCCAAGGCCTGGGCCTGGAAAACCTGCACACCACGCGTACCCCCGTCGAGCTTGCGCACCTGGTCGGCGAAATGCTGCGCACCGCCACCGGCGGCACCATGGCGGTACTCATGGCCCGCGCCCTGACCAAACGCGAAAGCCATATCGACATGACCATGATCGGCGCCCACTCCAACAACCCGCTCAAGTTTTTCCCCGACCCCCACAGCGCCCTGACCCAAATGCTCACCGCCGATTCCCCGGCCTACATGCGCCCGGTCAAGGCCATGGGCGCGGCATTTGACGACCTCAAGGCCCATGAACTGGCAGTGATCGCCGGCATGAACGCGGCGCTGGGCGCGGTGGTGCAGCGCTTCGACCCGGCCCGGGTGGAGCAGCGCCGCACCACCCACGGCGCCCTCGACAAGTGGATGCCCGCCCGGCGCAAAGCGCGCTTGTGGGACCGCCTGGTAGAACGCTACGAGGACCTGGCCCGGGATGCCGACGAGGACTTGCAGCGCCTGTTCGGTGAGTTGTTTTCGGTGGCTTATGAAGAGCAGGTCGCGCGGTTGCGCACCGGCCAATGA